Genomic window (Candidatus Binataceae bacterium):
CGCCTTGGCAAACCAACGTGCAGAACCAGCTCGGTTATACCTCCAATATGCGGTTGTTGCCCGATCTGGTTTTCGGGGCCAGCGAGATTGCGCCCGGATTTTACATCTATGTGGATTACGGCGACGGCACTGGCGCCCATCTTCATGAAACTGGTGGCACCAGTATTGCCACGCCGATGCTGGCGGGGATGTCGCGCCTTATCGCGCAGGCCGCCAACCTGCCGCGCCTGGGAAATATCAATCCGTTGCTTTACGGGGCGGCGGGCAGCGGCACCTCGATCACCGGGATCTTTGACATTACACAGGGCAGTAACGCCTATAACGGGGCAACCGGGTACAACGCCCAGCCCGGCTTCGATCTGGCCAGCGGCTGGGGCTCTCCCAACGTGGGCAGCTTCGTGGCCTATTTCTCGCAAGTAGTAACCGGAGCGACGCCTACAGCTACCCCCACCGCGGCGCCTACGGCGACTCCCACCGCCGCACCTACGTCCAGCCCCTCCGTCGTTCCCACCGCTACGGCTACGGCGATACCCACAACCACCGCTACCGTTATTCCCACGGCGACTCCGCCGCCCACACCCACGCCGGGGGCGCAAGCCACTTCGGTACCGGTGACAAGCCAGGGTGTGGCCGGGCAAAACATAGCGGCAGGTGCACTGAGGGTCACCAACAGCTCTTCCACTCCGGAGTCGCTGCAGGCAATACAGTTGCAAATCAGCAACCCGGGGCTGTTTTCGGCCTTGAAATTGACCGTCACCATAGGTGGCACGCAGCAAACCGCAACGTCAGGCACCTTGGGAACAGTTACCAACTTCAGCTTCACCCCCGTGCCTGTCCTACCCGCAGGTGCAACTGCACTCTTCACACTAAGCGGTACCCTGATCTCTAACGTAGCACTCGGGGGTGGCGCGGTGCGCATGGCCGGCCTGATGCTCGTCGGGACGTCGCCCGGCGATCACGCGAGTATGCTATTGGCCGCGCTAATGCTAACGCCTGGTCTGATGCTAATTGGAATGCCTGCTACGCTGCGGAGGCGTATCGCACTGTTGGCCTTGATGCTTTTGGCACTGGCAGTAAGCCAAGTGGCCTGCACCAGCAGCGGCAGCAATAGTCCAACCGTGCTCACCAGCTCGACCCAAGTGGTATCGGCAGTGACACTAGTCAACAGTGGGGGCGCGGTGCCGGTTCAGGGGTTACCGAGTCTTTTGGGAACTGTACAACTAGTCAAGTAAGACGCCAGGTGGATGAGCGCGGCCGCGACCGCGGGGGGTGCGGTTGGGCCGCTACCTCCGGCGCGCTCGCGGGCTCAAAGATGAAGGAAGGGTCAAGCTCGGTGGCTAAGGTTGATCGTCGTGGGGCAATATTCGCTCGGCGCGGTCGGCGCATTGCGCGACTTTACCTGGCGCTTGGGGTGCTGGGGCTATTATTGCCGAGCATTCAAGGCTGCGGCCGCTCGGGCAGCGGCTCATCCACTGTCACTCCGACGGCGACCACCAGCCCCTCACCGACTCCCAGTCCGGCCCCTACTCCCGCCGGTTTGGGCAACGTCAATCACATCATCATCTTCATGCAGGAGAATCACTCCTTCGACAATTATCTGGGTACTTTGCCCTACGTACAGGGTAGCCCCTACCACGCTCCGGCCAACCCGCAAGTGGGATGTCCCGCCAACGACAGCCAATGCGTGGACGGTTTAAGTTGCAGCGGAACCACCGCCAGCGGGTTGGTCTGCAGCAATTCCAACTACAACTCTTCGGCCCAGCTCGTGACTGCCCAGCACATGCCCGACGAATGCGGCAATGGGATCGATCCATCTCACGAATGGGTAGACATGCACTTCAAGGCGAATTACTGCGATCCCAATTCGACTACGATCCTGGGAAATGGCTTCGTGGCCTGGAACCAGAACGCCTCGGAGGTGATGGATTATTACGATGCTCGGGACCTACCCTATTACTATGCGTTAGCCCAAACTTTTGCGATCAGCGATCGCCAATTCGCTTCGCTGGTGGGACCGACTCTGCCAGATCGAATGTACGCAATGGCGGCGACCTCCTTCGGTCACGACACCACTAATACGCCAGATGACTACACCAACGGACCGCCGGGCTACCAGCCGATTACGGGCAGCATCTTCGACTTGCTCGACGAGGCCAACCAGGGGTGGAACGAATTCTATGAATGCGACGCCATCGGGACTCCGCCGGTGCCTTACGCGCAGTTGTTCCGCTACGGCAATTTTCCCAACTACGTGCACCTCACCCAACCCTCCAGTGGTCAGCTTTATCCCCAATGGGCCGCGGTTACGGGTGCCAATGGCGGCCAATGTAATCTGCCGCCAGTCACTTACGTCAGCCTCTACCATACCGAGCACGGCACCGATGACGTACGCGCGGGTCAGTATGACGCCTCGGTTATCATCAACGACCTGCGCGACGGGCCATGCTGGAAGGACTCGGTCCTGTTTCTGACTTACGACGAAGGCGGCGGCTATTACGATCATGCGACCCCGCCGTTCGCGCCCTCGCCCGACGGTATTCCGCCAGGCCTGTGCGCCGATAAATCCAATCCGGCGGGCGGTTCGGAAATTCCCGGCGGCGGTGCCAACTGCTCGGCCAGCCTGCAGCAGCGGGTCAAGTTAAGCGGCTATCTGCAAGCCGGACAGGCGCCCGCGGACTTCAATCAACTGGGTTTCCGGGTGCCGCTGATCGCGATTTCGCCCTTCGCCAAGCCCAGCTATGTCTCTCATGTGGTGGGCGACCACACCTCGATCTTGCGTCTGATCGAGGAGCGCTTTTTGGGTGGCAAGCATCTGAACCGGCGCGACGCCGCGATGAGTGATCTGTCCGATCTGTTCGACTTCGTCAATGCGCCCTCCAAAAACGCAATAATCAGCGTGGCCGCGCCCACGCCTGCCACGACCGATTGCAATGCGCCAGTCACCCAGCCGCCCCAAAGCTGCGCCCTGTTGGCCTCGCCGCTACCTACACCCAGCGCGCCAACGCCGACGCCTTCGGTAGTCCCAACCACGGCTATTTGCCCGTTTCCCACGCCCACCGCCGGACCATAGCAGGAAGGGCTTTTAATAAGGGTGACACTCATACTGCTGCAGCCAAAGAAGGACGCGGGCGGCGGACGCAGGGAGCGAGTCAGAACAGGTAGCGGCGGGTATTGATGCTGATCAGGAGGCCCATCGCGGCCATCAATACGATTAACGACGAGCCCCCGTAGCTGACCAGCGGCAACGGAATACCCACTACCGGCAGCACCCCGGTGGCCATCCCGATATTGATGGTGGCCTCCCAGAACATCATGGCGGTCAGGCCCAAGGCAAGCAGCGCGCCGAAGCGATCACGGGCATGGCGCGCGATCCAGAGCCCGCGCCCCACTAATCCTGCGTACAGTGCCAGCAGGAGGCTAGCACCGGCAAAGCCGAACTCCTCGGCATAGACCGAGAAAATAAAATCGGTGGTCTGTTCGGGAAGAAAATTCAAGCGCGCTTGAGTTCCTTTTAAAAACCCCTTGCCCCACGAGCCGCCCGAACCCACTGCGATTTCCGACTGGATTACGTGGTAGCCGGCGCCCAGAGGATCGGACTGAGGATTAAGAAAGCTGACCACCCGCTGGCGCTGGTAGGGCTTGAGCACGTGCCAGGCCAGCGGTGCCGCCAGTCCCATCGCCAGCATCAGTATCGCCATCGTGCGCAGATTGAGCCCGGCGACGAAGATAATGGTGGCAAAGATCAGGGCCAGGGTCAGCATCGTGCCCAGGTCAGGTTCTTTCAGTACCAGGCCAGCGGGAACAGCGAAGAGCAGGCCAGGCACGATCAGGTGACGCAGACGCATCCCTCCCGCCGGCGGTTCCTCGCGCAGGTAGCGCACCAGCACGAGGATGAGGGCCAGCTTGGCCAGTTCGGAAGGCTCCAGGGTGAACAAGCCCAGGTTAAGCCAGCGCCGCGAACCGCCGGTGGCCTGACCGATGGCGCTGACCGCGACCAGGAGACCAACCACCAGCAGGTAGGCCGGGTAGGCATAGCTAGCCAAGGCGCGATAGTCGAACATCACTACCGCGAACATTGCGACGCCGCCGGCCGTCATCCAGATAGCCTGTCGCAGAATCAGGGCATGAAAGGAGTGATGCTCGCTCTGCGAGGCGCTGACCACACTGATTAGACCCACCATCGCGATTGCTAAGGTGAGGAAGAAGACTAACCAGTCAAAATGGTAAATCAGCCGTCGGTCGATCCCTACGCGCATCGCTTACTCGCTCTGTTCGGCCGGCACGCTCGGTTGCGAATGGGCGCTTACCGGCGACAGGGTAGGGCCCGTGGGAGTCTGAGCGGGCGGATAGAGTTCGAAATACTTCTGGAGCACGGCCTTGACTACCGGACCCGCCGCGCTGCCGCCATGGCCGCCATGTTCGATTAGACAGGCGACGGCGATTTGCGGATTATCGCGCGGTGCGAATGCGATAAACCAGGCGTGGTCGCGAAAGCGCTCGGGTTGATGCTTGGCGTCGGTGCGTGCACCGGCTGCTTCCTTGACGACCTGCGCGCTTCCGGTCTTGCCGCACACCACAATACCGGGCAGGCGCGCGGCATGACCGGTGCCGTCGGGGTTGTTGACCACCCCGCACATAGCTTCGCGCAGTAGCGCGTTTTGGGTCGCGTCCAATGGGATGCGGCTTTCGACCTGCGGGGTGGTGGTCTGAATCACGCGACCATCCAGCCCTTCGACCGCCTGCACGAAATAGGGGCGATAGCGAACCCCGTTGGCGGCGATTTCCGCGGCCAGTTGCGCCATTTGGAGGGGGGTGGCGCCGACATAGCCCTGGCCGATCGCCACCGAGAGCGTCTCGGCTGGGTACCAGCGCTCGTGGAAGCGTTGATACTTCCATTGGCTAGAGGGGATGGTTCCCGCACGTTCGTGAGCTAGTGCGATGCCAGTGTCTTCACCCAATCCTAAGCGATGGGCCCAGGCCGCGATCCGATCTACGCCCAGGCGCTGGCCTGCCTGGTAGAAGAACACGTCGCAAGATTCCACGATGGCGCGTACCAAACTGATATCGCCATGCCCCTGCTTGCGCCAGCAGCGATACTCACGGTTGCCGAACCATAAACCGCCCGCGCAGTAGAAATTGGTCGAGGCGTTGAGCAGATGGTCCTGTAAACCGGCGATGGTATCGACCAGCTTGAAGGTCGAGCCGGGCGGATAGACTCCTTGAATGACCCGATTTTCCAACGGATGGCTCGGATCGGTCGTGATTTTGCGCCATTGCGCGCTGCTCAGCCCGGCCGCGAACTCATTGGGATCGAAGCTGGGATGGCTGGCCATCGCCAGTACTGCGCCGCTGTTGGGATCCAGCGCCACCACCGCGCCCACGCGATTCCCCAGCGCTTCCTCGGCAGTCTGCTGCAAGTCCAGATCGAGGGTTAGGATGACGCTGGCTCCGGGCTGCTCGGGTTTTTCGTTGAGGATACGCAAGCGGCGCCCGACGGCGTCGACCTCGATCTCTTGGTCTCCGGCCACCCCGCGCAATAGCCCCTCCATCCCGCGCTCCAGGCCAAATTTTCCGATATCGTCGCCCATGTGATAGCCGGGCAGCCCCTTGAGTTCCTGCAAGCTGACCTCGCCCACATAGCCCAAAAGATGGGCGGCCAGAGGGCCATAGAGATAGCGGCGGCGCGGGGTAACCTGGATACTGACCCCGGGCAGCTGCAGTTGATGAGCTTCCACCGCAACTACCTGGTCCCAGTTAAGCCGCTCTTTGACCACCACCGGCTCGAAGGCCGGCCGGCCCTGATCCTCGGCCGCGCCCAAGGTGTCGGCGATACTGGTGTCGCCCAAGTAGCGCTGCAAATTTTCGATGGTGGTGGAAATATCCTGTGCGTCCTCCGGCACGACCAGGGCGTCGAAGGAGGGGCGGGTGTCGACCAGCAGGCGATGGCGCCGGTCGTACACTAGGCCGCGTGAGGCGGGCATGCGCCGATTGCGGATTCGATTGCGGTTGGCCAGCTCGCGCATCTGCTGGCTGTGGATGATCTGCAAATTGTATAGCCGCAGGGCGACGCCGCCCAACACCAGCATCATGAAGAGCGCTAAAAAGGTCAGCCGCGGCTCAAGCTTGGGGACAGCCAGCCTGGTGCCATTACCGCCAAGGATTGCCATTTGCGCTAGTCTCTATCCCAACTTATTCCTGTGCTACATGAACAGGCAATCGTAGTAGCCGGCGACATCGCCCCAACAGCCGAAAGGCCAGCGGGGCCAGCAGAATCCCGATAAGCCCTTGCAGGAGGGTGGCATGGAGCAAGCGCGCGGGTGGTGGCCATAGCAACGCCAGTCCGTTGCTCAGCGCCAGCACGCACAGACTATGCAGCATCGTCGCCACTCCCACCAACAAGGGCTCGACCACCGGACCCAGGATCCAGGCATGGCGCGCTAGCTCATAGATCAGCAGATAAACCAGGGTAAGGGACAGGGCGTTGAGGCCCAATTGGGCGCCCGAGAAGGCGTCCAGCGCGTAGCCTATCGCAAATGCCAGCAGTGGCGCCATAGCGTCGTGCTGGCGCAGGCCAAGGTCGACCACCAGGATAACGGCCAGGTCGGGTACCAGAGGCCCCAGTGGCAGCCACCGCAGCAAGTCGATTTGCAGCCATAGCGCCAGCACCGTGGCCACGGTGTAGAGTAGCGTCAAGCGCACGCTCCGACCTAATCCTGAGTAGGGTCGTCCAAATGGGGCGGGCTTTGAGTGATGACCAAGACTCGTTCCAGGGTGCGGAAATCGACTGCTGGGCGCACCGCCACATTGATGAACAAGCCGGGTCCTTTACGGACCAGGGCGCGCACATACCCCACCAGCACGCCGCGGGGAAAAGACCCGTCCAGACCGGAGGTGACCAGGGTATCGCCCAACTGGATATCCTGCGTGCGCTCGACGTAGCGCATCACCACCCCGTCATCGACTAGGCCCGAGACGATTCCGCGCGCGCGCGAGCGCTGGTCGAAGACGTCGATGGCGCAATTATGATCGGATAGCAGTAGGACGCGGGCCACCGAGGTGCCGCTGATGAGAACCTTGCCCACCGCGCCGGCCACGGAAATCACTCCCATCCCAGGCTGCACCCCGGCCTGGGTGCCCTGATTGATGATCAGGCTGCGGGACAAGCCGGTCGCGTCGCTGCCGATCACCGCCGCGCCCACCGTGGTCAATTGTAAAGCGTCTTTGAGGTCGAGCAATTCGGCCAGTTGCTGGTTCTGGCGCTGTAATTCGGCCAGTCGGGTCTGCAAAGCCGGCATCGAGGCCACGGCTTGCCGTAGGCGCTCATTGTCGCGCGCCACTGAGGTCAGCCACAGGTAGTGGTTGAGCAGGTCTCGCGCGCTCCAGGTGGCGCGGCTGAAGGTGTCGGCGATCGGGCGCATCGCTTGCAGGGCGGCGGCCTGAGGCCTGGCCAGAAAATCGCCCTGGCGCACCTCGCTGGAGACGAGATGGGCAGCCAACAGCAATAGGATCCCGCCGGCGAGGACGACCCGGTTACGGCGCAGAAAGCTGCCCTTTGAATCTTGCATTCAGCTGGCCGCCAGCTTTAGCTGCTTGCGCCCGGCGCACCACCGGCCGTGCGGCCGGCCAGTTCAGCACGTCGCTTTAGTCCACCGTAACATCGCGCAGCAGCGTGAGTTCATCAAGTACCTTGCCCGCACCCATCACCACTGCGGTCAGCGGATCGTCGGCTAGGGTGACTGGCAATCCGGTTTCCTCGCGCAGCAGGACGTCAAGGTTGCGTAAAAGCGAGCCACCGCCGGCCAGGACGATGCCCTTATCGACGATGTCGGAGGCCAGTTCGGGTGGGGTGCGTTCCAGCGCAATCCGCACTGATTCGACCACTTGGTGGACCGGTTCCATCAGGGCCTCGCGAATTTCTTCGTCGGTGATTTCGATGGTTTTAGGTACTCCGGCCACCAAGTCACGCCCCTTGATTTCCATGGTCTGGATTTCATTGCCAGGGTAGGCTGACCCGATGGTGATTTTGATAAGCTCGGCAGTGCGCTCGCCGATGAGAAGGTTATACTTGCGCTTGATGTGCTGGATGATAGCCTCGTCCATCTTGTCGCCTGCCACCCGCACCGAGCGCGAAAAGACCACTCCCGAGAGCGAGATCACGGCCACCTCCGTGGTTCCGCCGCCAATATCGACAATCATGTTGCCGGCTGGCTCGGTGATGGGCAGGCCGGCGCCGATCGCTGCCGCCATCGGTTCTTCGATCAGATAGACCTCGCGCGCGCCGGCGGATTCGGCCGACTCGCGCACCGCGCGCTTTTCCACCGCGGTGATGCCGAAGGGGACACAGATAACGATTCGCGGCCGCACTAAAGTTTTGCGGTTGTGAATCTTCTGGATGAAATAGCGCAGCATGTTTTCGGTAATTTCGAAATCCGCGATCACCCCGTCTTTCAACGGCCGGATCGCGATTATCGAGCCGGGTGTGCGCCCCAACATCCGCTTGGCCTCGGCCCCGATCGCTAGCACCCGGCGCGCGTTGCGGGTGTCCTTCTGTACCGCTACCACCGAGGGTTCGTTACATACGATGCCCTCGCCCTTAACATAAATCAGGGTGTTGGCAGTGCCCAGATCGATCGCCAGATCGTTCGAAAACCAGCCCAGGATTGAATTGAACACCACCGCCTTCCGCCCTTGCCTCCCGCGACCTGTGCTATGATAAAACCGTCTTCAGGTCGTACGAGTCTAGCCGCTTGGCCCGCCTGTTGCTAACGCCCGGTGTGGACCGTTACCAACCTGGGGTCAGGTCAAGCCCAACATAGACTCGCCGTGCCAATAGCTAACAAAGATAATTGGTCGGAAGCAAGGCGCGAGCGAGGCCTTGAGTCACCACGGTGTCCCAAGAATGGGCCGAAAACACCCCAGGGTGGGGTGATTGCGAAAATCAAGGCGATTTCGTTAAGATCCAAAGCGAGATGCTGAACCTAATGCGCAAGCACGCCTACTCGTGGACGATCCGGATCGTCCTAGGCGTAATCACCGTGGTTTTCGTTTTTTGGGGTATCGGCACCGGCCTGTTCAACCAGGTCCATCCCGTGGCTACGGTGGACGGACAACGGATCCTGGCCGACCAGCTCGACCGCGAATCGCAGGAGCTGCGCCGCTCGCTGACCAACATGTACGGCGCGCAGGCCGCCGAGTTCCTACGCCGACTTAATATCAACGAGATGGCCCTGGAGCGGATAATCGAGCGCCAACTGGTACTGCGCCAAGCCAAACGCCTGGGCTTGCGAGTCAGCGATGCCGACTTGCGCGCGTTTATCGAGACCAATCGCAATTTCCAGCGCGACGGCCGTTTTGACCTGCTTACCTACGAGGCGGTGCTGCGCGAGAGCGATCTGGAGCCGGCGGAATTCGAGGAAATGACCCGGACCGACCTGACCGAGCAGTTGGTCCGGAACATGATTGGCCAGGGCATCAACGTGAGCGAGGCCCAGGCACGCCAGGCCTACGACCAGGAGCATCAGGAACTCCAGCTCTCCTACCTGGAGTTACCAGCGGCGGACTTCCTTTCCAAAATTAACCCCACCAATCAGCAGATCAACCAGTTCTATAAGCAGAACAGCCAGATGTTTCGGCAACCTGAGCAAGTTGCCATCGCCTATATTCGCTATCAGCCCGATAAACTGGCGAAGCGAATCACTCCCACCGACAAACAGATTCAAGATTTTTACCAGCACAACCGCGAAACGATGTTCAGCTATCCAGAACGGGTGCGCGCCCGCCATATCCTGATCGCGGTGGCGCCGAATGCCTCGCCTGCAGTGCGCGCCCAGGCTCGTGCCAAAGCCGAAAAAATCCTGGCCAAGCTCAAGGCGGGTGCCGATTTTGCCACTCTGGCCAACAAGGACTCCGACGATGTCGGCACCAACCGTCATGGAGGCGAGCTGGGCTTTTTCGTACGCGGCCAGATGGTCAAGCCATTTGAAGACGCTGCCTTCGCGCTCAAACCTGGGCAATTGAGCGGCGTGGTCGCCACTGGCTTCGGTTACCATATCATCGAGGTGGAACAGGTTGAACCTGCCCGCACCGATCCTTTGGCCAAGGTACGCCAACAGATAATCGACCAAATCCGCCAGGACGAAGCTCGAGATGAAGCCGATGCCGACATGCATGCCGACTTGGCGGCTGCGCTCAACCAGAATTTGACGCTGAAGCAAATCGCCGCCAAGCGCGGGCTGACCGTGGTGCAAACTACGCCCTTTGCGGCCAATGAATCGATCGGTGATTTAGGGATCGATAACCAGCTATCCGATGCGGCCTTTAAGCTGAGCCAAGGCGAAATCGGCTCGGCTCGCACCGACAACAACGGCAACTTTCTCCTCCAGGTAATCAAACGGGTGCCCGCGCATGTGCCGCCACTTGCCAAAATTACGGAGCAGGTGCGCGACGCGGTGGTTCAACGCCAAGCCGAAGAAATGGCGCGCGCACAAGCCCTCAAGCTACTGACACGGATTAAGAACCCATCCGACCTGGAGGTCGTGGCGCGTGCCAACAATCTGAGCGTGCGGCACACCGGACAGTTCGACCGCTCCAGCACCAACGTGCCTACGATCGGTG
Coding sequences:
- a CDS encoding alkaline phosphatase family protein, which codes for MAKVDRRGAIFARRGRRIARLYLALGVLGLLLPSIQGCGRSGSGSSTVTPTATTSPSPTPSPAPTPAGLGNVNHIIIFMQENHSFDNYLGTLPYVQGSPYHAPANPQVGCPANDSQCVDGLSCSGTTASGLVCSNSNYNSSAQLVTAQHMPDECGNGIDPSHEWVDMHFKANYCDPNSTTILGNGFVAWNQNASEVMDYYDARDLPYYYALAQTFAISDRQFASLVGPTLPDRMYAMAATSFGHDTTNTPDDYTNGPPGYQPITGSIFDLLDEANQGWNEFYECDAIGTPPVPYAQLFRYGNFPNYVHLTQPSSGQLYPQWAAVTGANGGQCNLPPVTYVSLYHTEHGTDDVRAGQYDASVIINDLRDGPCWKDSVLFLTYDEGGGYYDHATPPFAPSPDGIPPGLCADKSNPAGGSEIPGGGANCSASLQQRVKLSGYLQAGQAPADFNQLGFRVPLIAISPFAKPSYVSHVVGDHTSILRLIEERFLGGKHLNRRDAAMSDLSDLFDFVNAPSKNAIISVAAPTPATTDCNAPVTQPPQSCALLASPLPTPSAPTPTPSVVPTTAICPFPTPTAGP
- the rodA gene encoding rod shape-determining protein RodA, coding for MRVGIDRRLIYHFDWLVFFLTLAIAMVGLISVVSASQSEHHSFHALILRQAIWMTAGGVAMFAVVMFDYRALASYAYPAYLLVVGLLVAVSAIGQATGGSRRWLNLGLFTLEPSELAKLALILVLVRYLREEPPAGGMRLRHLIVPGLLFAVPAGLVLKEPDLGTMLTLALIFATIIFVAGLNLRTMAILMLAMGLAAPLAWHVLKPYQRQRVVSFLNPQSDPLGAGYHVIQSEIAVGSGGSWGKGFLKGTQARLNFLPEQTTDFIFSVYAEEFGFAGASLLLALYAGLVGRGLWIARHARDRFGALLALGLTAMMFWEATINIGMATGVLPVVGIPLPLVSYGGSSLIVLMAAMGLLISINTRRYLF
- the mrdA gene encoding penicillin-binding protein 2, whose amino-acid sequence is MAILGGNGTRLAVPKLEPRLTFLALFMMLVLGGVALRLYNLQIIHSQQMRELANRNRIRNRRMPASRGLVYDRRHRLLVDTRPSFDALVVPEDAQDISTTIENLQRYLGDTSIADTLGAAEDQGRPAFEPVVVKERLNWDQVVAVEAHQLQLPGVSIQVTPRRRYLYGPLAAHLLGYVGEVSLQELKGLPGYHMGDDIGKFGLERGMEGLLRGVAGDQEIEVDAVGRRLRILNEKPEQPGASVILTLDLDLQQTAEEALGNRVGAVVALDPNSGAVLAMASHPSFDPNEFAAGLSSAQWRKITTDPSHPLENRVIQGVYPPGSTFKLVDTIAGLQDHLLNASTNFYCAGGLWFGNREYRCWRKQGHGDISLVRAIVESCDVFFYQAGQRLGVDRIAAWAHRLGLGEDTGIALAHERAGTIPSSQWKYQRFHERWYPAETLSVAIGQGYVGATPLQMAQLAAEIAANGVRYRPYFVQAVEGLDGRVIQTTTPQVESRIPLDATQNALLREAMCGVVNNPDGTGHAARLPGIVVCGKTGSAQVVKEAAGARTDAKHQPERFRDHAWFIAFAPRDNPQIAVACLIEHGGHGGSAAGPVVKAVLQKYFELYPPAQTPTGPTLSPVSAHSQPSVPAEQSE
- the mreC gene encoding rod shape-determining protein MreC codes for the protein MQDSKGSFLRRNRVVLAGGILLLLAAHLVSSEVRQGDFLARPQAAALQAMRPIADTFSRATWSARDLLNHYLWLTSVARDNERLRQAVASMPALQTRLAELQRQNQQLAELLDLKDALQLTTVGAAVIGSDATGLSRSLIINQGTQAGVQPGMGVISVAGAVGKVLISGTSVARVLLLSDHNCAIDVFDQRSRARGIVSGLVDDGVVMRYVERTQDIQLGDTLVTSGLDGSFPRGVLVGYVRALVRKGPGLFINVAVRPAVDFRTLERVLVITQSPPHLDDPTQD
- a CDS encoding rod shape-determining protein, with amino-acid sequence MFNSILGWFSNDLAIDLGTANTLIYVKGEGIVCNEPSVVAVQKDTRNARRVLAIGAEAKRMLGRTPGSIIAIRPLKDGVIADFEITENMLRYFIQKIHNRKTLVRPRIVICVPFGITAVEKRAVRESAESAGAREVYLIEEPMAAAIGAGLPITEPAGNMIVDIGGGTTEVAVISLSGVVFSRSVRVAGDKMDEAIIQHIKRKYNLLIGERTAELIKITIGSAYPGNEIQTMEIKGRDLVAGVPKTIEITDEEIREALMEPVHQVVESVRIALERTPPELASDIVDKGIVLAGGGSLLRNLDVLLREETGLPVTLADDPLTAVVMGAGKVLDELTLLRDVTVD
- a CDS encoding SurA N-terminal domain-containing protein, with product MLNLMRKHAYSWTIRIVLGVITVVFVFWGIGTGLFNQVHPVATVDGQRILADQLDRESQELRRSLTNMYGAQAAEFLRRLNINEMALERIIERQLVLRQAKRLGLRVSDADLRAFIETNRNFQRDGRFDLLTYEAVLRESDLEPAEFEEMTRTDLTEQLVRNMIGQGINVSEAQARQAYDQEHQELQLSYLELPAADFLSKINPTNQQINQFYKQNSQMFRQPEQVAIAYIRYQPDKLAKRITPTDKQIQDFYQHNRETMFSYPERVRARHILIAVAPNASPAVRAQARAKAEKILAKLKAGADFATLANKDSDDVGTNRHGGELGFFVRGQMVKPFEDAAFALKPGQLSGVVATGFGYHIIEVEQVEPARTDPLAKVRQQIIDQIRQDEARDEADADMHADLAAALNQNLTLKQIAAKRGLTVVQTTPFAANESIGDLGIDNQLSDAAFKLSQGEIGSARTDNNGNFLLQVIKRVPAHVPPLAKITEQVRDAVVQRQAEEMARAQALKLLTRIKNPSDLEVVARANNLSVRHTGQFDRSSTNVPTIGDFSSLNEAIGVPTKLPELIRQVLTNDGNCYLVRVDSATAPTLAEWQKAKPHFEEQMLETMRNQAWLSYVDGLKSQARITIDPNALSNAPSQS